A window of Chryseobacterium sp. IHB B 17019 genomic DNA:
ATCCGGGATAAGAAACTCTTAATCCGTCCTGTTCAAATCTTTCAGCCAGATACATTGCGTTGTGGCTGTGTTGCTTCATTCTGATGTGAAGCGTTCGAAGATTCTTCAGGATACTCGCAGAACGAAGGCTGTCCATCGTAGGTCCCAGCAGCATGCAGGCTCCGTTGTTTACATTTTTTGTGTCATTAATGAATTCCTGTGTTCCACAGTAAACTCCTCCTACAGTATCGCTGCTTCCATTAATAAATTTCGTTAAAGAATGAATTACGATGTCCGCACCCAATAAAGTCGGGGAAATGGAAAGTGGTGAGAAAGTATTATCAACAATCAGTTGTAAATTGTGTTTTTTGCAGATTTCTGATAGCTTTCTCAAATCCGCAACTTCAAGGAGAGGATTGCTCACACTTTCACAATATATAATCTTTGTATTTTTTTGTATCGAATTTTCAATGGATTCAAAATTGTTAATTTCCACAAAAGTGGTTTCAATTTGAAAAGGCGGAAGAAAGTTTTTCATGAATGCATACGTTCCACCGTAAATTGTTCTGCTGGAAATAATATGATCTCCACTTTTACAAACCTGCATTAAAACAGAAGTTATAGCTCCCATTCCTGAAGCTGTAACGTTTGCAGTTTCAGTATTTTCCATTTTTGCCAAAGCTTGTGACAAGTACAAATTCATGGGCGAAGAATGCCTTGAGTATAGATAACATCCTTCTGCATTGCCTTCAAAAGTATCAAACATTGTTTTTGCAGAAAGGAATGTGTAAGTAGAACTGTCTGAAATCGAAGGGTTTACTCCTCCGAATTCACCAAAATACTGTAAATCCTGGATTTCGTTGGCTGCATTAAAGTCTTTCATATAGCTTAGATTTTCTGTGATAAATTTGAATGAATTCCCGAATATTTACAAGGTAAATTTAGATTGTTAGAATATAAATCTAGTTAAAACTAATTTAATAGATAAAAAGTTTATTATATTTGATTTATATAAACTTTTAACAAAAATTTATCTATGACGTTCGATGAAATTGATAAAAAACTGCTCCTTTTTTTGCAGGAAGATTCTAAACAAACCACCAAAGAACTGTCTTACAAGCTCGGGTTATCTGTGACAGCTGTTTATGAACGTATCCGGAAAATGGAAAATACAGGTGTGATTTCTAAGTATGTTGCGATTCTTGACCGGCATAAAATTAACAGGAGTTTTATTGTGCTTTGTCATGTAAAACTGACGCAGCATAAAAAAGAATATGTTCTGCAATTTGAACGGGAAATAATGAATTTACAGGAGGTTACGGAATGTTTTCATGTGAGCGGCGACTATGATTATATTTTAAAAATCGGGGTAAAGGATATGGAAGATTACCGGAATTTTATGTTGTCAAAGCTCACAACTTTACAACATATTGCAAGTACTCACAGCTCTTTTATGATCTCTGAGGTGAAAAATACTACGGCGATTGTTTTGTAAATTTTAAACCAATACTCCGTTTTTAGAGGAAATAGGTTCGGGAAGATCCGTTTCTCCGGCCATTTGTAAAAGATCAATTTCAATCGTTCTGCAGATGGAAAGCATGGGAACGTCAAACATTAATCCGGCAAAAGGGTTTTCAGAATAATCTCCCACCAGTTCCATAATGATGTAAATCCAGCCGATGATGATACAGAAAGGAATGGAGGTCCAGATTCCCCAATCTCCCAACTTTTCAAATTCATTCACCAAACCCAACGGAAGCAACAGGATAAAAAGAACATTAAAAACAAAAGCAGTACTTGCAAACTGCCGTGGTGACGGGAATTTTTTGATTCTTTCTGCTTGTCCCTGAAAACCGTAAAATTCATTCAGAGAATTCTGCAATTGCATTTGATTAAATTCGGAAATAGCTCCAATGTTTTTTAATTCATTGATTTCTTTTGCCTGCTGAGAAATCAGGTGAGTAGCAAAGTTTTTGTATTCAGACTGAAGTTCGGCTTCTTCCTCAGATAGATATTTATTCAGGAAAAGGGGAGTTCTGCTGTAATCCGGGAATCCGGCTTTTATAAGTCGGTTTCTTCGTTGGTTGATATTATGATGCGTTTCTTCCTCGGCACTGATGTGTTCCCACTCGGTCGGTATCAAAAGCTGCTCACGAAACTGGTAGAGCCAGGCGATATGGCGGTAAACAATTTTTTTTCTGCGGTCTTCAAGGTCAAAAGTTCCAATTTCTTCATTATCTATATTAAAGGCGTAAATCATTGAAGCAAATGATCTGCTGGAATTCACAATTCCACCCCAAATTTTACGGGCTTCCCAAAGTCTGTCGTAAGCCTGGTTATTTTTAAAACCAACCAAAAAAGCTTCTGCGGTACCAATTAACGCTACCGGAACCCAGGGAATCGTCATCCATTGCCAGTGAAAAAAATGAAACAGTATGGCAATCAATGTACACCAGGCGGAAATCCAGATCAGATGCATTCCGGATAAATTGAGCACCTGTTTGTAATTGACGTATTTTGTTGTGATCATAAGTGTTCAAAATTTACTACAATTTATTAAAATTAATTAAACTGCATAAAAAAAACCTCTAAAATTAGAGGTTTATATTTGTAATTCTGTTTTTTTAATATTTTAACATTTCTTCGATTTTAGCAGAAAGTTTTTCAGCATTTGGAAGCATTTCTTTTTCTAAAACTAAATTAATCGGAACGGCCGGAGTATCTAATGATCCCATCGTTTCAACCGGTGCATCCAGATATTTAAAGCAATTCTTTGAAATTCTGTGTGCGAAGGCTTCTGCAAAGGAATTGTTTAATTGTTCTTCTGTTAAAACAATACATTTTCCATGCGCTTTTACTCTTTCAAAGACCAATTCTTCATCAAGAGGAATTAATGTCCTCAAGTCGATTACTTCAACTCTTCCGTTAAAGTTTTTCGCAGCTTCTTTCGCCCAGTAAACCCCCATTCCGTATGTTACAACCAATAAAGTTCTGCCTTTTTCAGTTTCTTCTTTATTCGCTTCAATAATTACTTTTCCTTTTCCGAAAGGTAAAATATAATCTTCCGCAGGTTCAATGGTTTTTGCGTCTTCAGTTCCCGGAACCTTGCTCCAGTAAAGACCTTTGTGCTCCAGCATAATCACCGGGTTCGGGTCATAATATGCTGCTTTTAATAAGCCTTTAAAA
This region includes:
- a CDS encoding aminotransferase class I/II-fold pyridoxal phosphate-dependent enzyme; this encodes MKDFNAANEIQDLQYFGEFGGVNPSISDSSTYTFLSAKTMFDTFEGNAEGCYLYSRHSSPMNLYLSQALAKMENTETANVTASGMGAITSVLMQVCKSGDHIISSRTIYGGTYAFMKNFLPPFQIETTFVEINNFESIENSIQKNTKIIYCESVSNPLLEVADLRKLSEICKKHNLQLIVDNTFSPLSISPTLLGADIVIHSLTKFINGSSDTVGGVYCGTQEFINDTKNVNNGACMLLGPTMDSLRSASILKNLRTLHIRMKQHSHNAMYLAERFEQDGLRVSYPGLKSHKNHELMKSMMHEEYGFGGLLTLDAGTTEKANELMELMQQENLGYLAVSLGFYKTLFSCSGSSTSSEIPEEERAEMGISDGLIRFSIGLDHDIERTYEKMRECMLKTGVLNHETISIF
- a CDS encoding Lrp/AsnC family transcriptional regulator, whose amino-acid sequence is MTFDEIDKKLLLFLQEDSKQTTKELSYKLGLSVTAVYERIRKMENTGVISKYVAILDRHKINRSFIVLCHVKLTQHKKEYVLQFEREIMNLQEVTECFHVSGDYDYILKIGVKDMEDYRNFMLSKLTTLQHIASTHSSFMISEVKNTTAIVL
- a CDS encoding bestrophin family protein, with translation MITTKYVNYKQVLNLSGMHLIWISAWCTLIAILFHFFHWQWMTIPWVPVALIGTAEAFLVGFKNNQAYDRLWEARKIWGGIVNSSRSFASMIYAFNIDNEEIGTFDLEDRRKKIVYRHIAWLYQFREQLLIPTEWEHISAEEETHHNINQRRNRLIKAGFPDYSRTPLFLNKYLSEEEAELQSEYKNFATHLISQQAKEINELKNIGAISEFNQMQLQNSLNEFYGFQGQAERIKKFPSPRQFASTAFVFNVLFILLLPLGLVNEFEKLGDWGIWTSIPFCIIIGWIYIIMELVGDYSENPFAGLMFDVPMLSICRTIEIDLLQMAGETDLPEPISSKNGVLV